The genomic DNA GCTTTCAGAAGGTGAAAACCTACATCCAGAGTGGCAATGTAGTATTTGAACACGAGAGCACAAACCCGCAGTTGGTAGCTGGTCTGGTTGAGCAAACTATACTTGAGCGTTTCGGGTTTGATATACACGTCAGGATAACCACTGCCTCAGAGTTGAAAGTTATTTTAGAAACGAACCCTTACCTGAATGGGAGGGAAGAGGATATAAAGCTGCTGTATGTTTCTTTTCTGTCTGAAGAACCCGCGCCGATAAGTATAGAGAACCTGCAGAAAGTGAATTGCCCGGA from Pontibacter liquoris includes the following:
- a CDS encoding DUF1697 domain-containing protein, with the translated sequence MEIYIALLRGINVSGQKQIKMTDLKICLEEAGFQKVKTYIQSGNVVFEHESTNPQLVAGLVEQTILERFGFDIHVRITTASELKVILETNPYLNGREEDIKLLYVSFLSEEPAPISIENLQKVNCPEEFRIAGKHLYLFATNGYGNAKLNNNLIENKLKLKATTRNWNTITKLAEMAQA